AATCGTGCGGGTCGTGGGGCGCCGAGAAAGCGATGATCCGACGATCGTCCAAGAATTTGCCCGTCACGACTCGACCTTGGATCGGCTCCGGCGCCGCGTGGGGCTGTTGCCGCCGACCACCTATCGATCGTTGCCCGACGCCACCATCGCAGACATCAATGCGGAAAAGCCCGATTGGATCAGTGTGCACAATCTGCACGGCTACGGGCTGCGCCTCGATTTCTTCGAGAAGCTGGATGCCCCCATCCTGTGGACCTTGCACGACATGTGGTCGTTCACCGGCCGCTGTGCCTACAACGGTGATTGTGTTCGGTATCAAACCAACTGTGGCCATGACTGCCCCACGCCGACAGAGTATCCGGCGCTCGCGCCTTCGTTGATTCCGCAGGCCCACGCGGAGAAAACGGCGATGCTGCGGACGCATCCCCACCTGCACGCCGTCACGCCGTCGAACTGGCTTCGCCAACATGCTGTGACTAGCGGTTGGCCATCCAACCGGGTGACCACCGTGCGCTACACGCTGGATCTCGACGTTTTAAAGCCCGTTTCAACCAGCGCGGCGCGGGTCGCACTCGGGATCGAACCCTCGGCCTTTGTCGTTGGGTTTGGCGCAATGAACCCCGGCGATGTTCGTAAGGGAGGCCCTGTGCTGACCGCCGCGTTCGATTCAGGTTTAGCCGCGGAAGCGACCTTGCTCAGCATCGGCTCGCGGCCATTGCCGCTCCGGCGTTCATCCGATTACCTCCACCTCGGCACGATCAATTCGGACGTTCTGCTGGCCACCTTCTACTCTGCCTGTGACGTGTTTCTGCATTTGTCCCAACAAGACAATTTGCCAAACATGGTGAACGAGAGTCTGGCCTGCGGAACCCCGGTAATCGCCACTCCCGAATCGGGCGCAGCGGAGGTGATCGAACACGGCGTTTCCGGGTTGATCCTGGATCGCGTGGATCAGCACTCGCTGTCCGCCGCGCTCGCCCACTTTCAGCACGGCGCCGGCGCGCACGGCGCTTGGCGCGCTGCCGCCCGCAGACGCGCCGAGACCGTGTTCGACGCCGCGACGGTCGTCCGAGAATACATGGATTTGGCGAACCACCTGATGGCGCAATGAACCGGGCACCTTTGACGTGGTCGTCCGATCCGCAAATGACCGGACCTGAAACTGAAACATGAAGATCGCGCTGGCCCATTTATGCTATGCGGAGCACGGCGCGGATTGGTATTCCGCCATTGCCAATCGTGCTCCCGCTCCGCTGAAGGTGGTGCCACTGCCGCTGGTTCTGCCGGGATTGGAAGGCCGCATCAGTTGGCAGGAGCTCGATGAACGCTGGCGCTTCCGCGACCGCGAATTGCTGAGCCTCTATCGGCATGTTCGTGAGATCGCCGAGGGGGTTGATGTGCTCTGGAACTACAGCGGGGCGATGCTGCACCCTGAGTTCGTCAGCACCCTGCCCTGCACCACCGTATTCACCTGTTTCGACGATCCCGAAGATTACCCGGATTTGGTCGCTCCCGCCGCCGACGCCTTCGACCTCGGGCTGCATGGTAACCTCGCCTCGGGTTCATTGTTCCGTCGCCACTTCCCGGTCACCGCCTGGCAACCGATCTTCACTGCGCCCGCCCCAGACCTGACGAATGCCGCGCGCGACATCGGACTGTTCTTTGCCGGCGGGTTGAGTGGCTACAGCGACTACCGCCGCATGCGCTTGGAACGTTTGTCCACGGAGTTCCCCGACGCCATCTGCGTCGGTCGGGGATGGGACCGTGGTTACGTAACGACGGCGGAAATCGAGGGATTCTATCAACGAGCCCGAATGGGCTGGAACGTGCATCGCACCATCGGCCCGGTGAACCAACGGCTGTTTGACCTCGCCCGCCAAGGTGTGGCCCAGGTTTGCGACAGCCTGCCCTACGTTGGCCAAGCGTTTGAAATCGGGACGGAGATTCTGGCTTTCTCCCAAATCGAAGACGGCATCCGGCAGATTCGCCAACTTCTCGCGGAACCGGAACGCGCCATGCGAATGGCCGCGGCCGCCCGTCTTCGCTACGACCGGGACTATACCACCGAGCGCCTGTGGGAACGGTTCGCGGAGTTTGTCGGCCGCCATGCTCCGACCGCACGACCCGCGCCGAAACCAAACAAACTGCCCGTGCCCACCGTATTGCCCTACCGCTGGCGCCGGCGAATTGAGCGTATCAACGCTTCCCTTACATCCGCTCTTTCTGCCGCCCGCGCCACTTGGCGGGCGAAACCCACCTATCAAAGCTGGAAATTTGATGAGAGCGCCTGCCTTCCGGTTTCAGCGGTTTCAGCAACGCCAAATGCTCAACACGATGAGCCGGCCAACCTAGATGTTCCCGAATCCGTGCAGGCAGCATGGATCTCGATATTGCCACTAGGATCGGACATCAAGGTGGTCGGTCGTGTATTGCCCGAGTTGAGCCGCTTGCTGCCGGCTGCCCGCGGAGCCACTCGCCTTGAGCCGGATACTCCGCGAGTCATCGTGGCAACCGGGCCCCTCTCGCCGCTGTGGTCGGCAAGCCGGGCGAGCTCACATCAGATCATTTCGTGGGCCACCTACGGCCATCCGGCGACAATCGTTCGAGAGTTCAATAGCCTGATGGGCGACTGCAAAGCACACGATCCGACCACCCCCCATCGCATCATCCGCGCCTATGTTCAGCCGAAACCAGATGTCCCGTGGTTGGAGGTGCTGGGCGATTCTCACCTGTCCGCATCGTTCTGGATGATCCTAACCGCCACTTCGGTCGATTTGGCACCACCAGCATGAGGCTTCTGCTCATTACCCCGGAATATCCGCCCGCCTTTGGCGGAGGAATCGGCAGCTACTACGGCGTGCTCGCACCGGCCCTGGTCGATCTCGGTTGGCAAGTCACCGTCGTGGCAGGCTCCGCGAATGCACCAGGGCCGGACGCCGGCGAGGCAGATGGCGTGCGGGTCGTTCCGCTCGACTCGAATCGGACACGCGCACTGGCGCGTCGCTTTCCGCAGTTCGATCTGGCTCCCGATTTCTGCGCACACCTTGGCGCGGCCTGGGCGGCTTGGGAACAGGCCGACGCCGGCCGGAATTTTGATGTCGTTGAGTGCACCGATTGGGGCCTGCCTTTCGTGCCTTGGATCGTCTCCCGGGAACCGACGCCACCCACCCTCGTGCGCTTGCATGGCAGTATAGGCCAAATCAATGCACACGATCCGCGGCCGTCGTTTGGTCTCAGCGAAAATCTCGCCGCAATGGCCGAACGCAGCCTGTTACCCCATGCCGCCGGTCGCGCGACCTGCAGCCTCGCCAACCAGAAGCTGTGGTCCGAAATTTTGCGGCAAGAGGTGCTGTATACCCCACCGCCACTTCACACCAACTCGCTACCGGACCCTCTTCCACCGAGCGCACACGGCTTGGTGGCGGGCCGCATCCAGCGCTGGAAGGATCCGGCAACACTTTGCCGGGCACTGGCACGCCTTGGCGCCGAAGCCCCGGTCATCGACTGGTTCGGCCGTGATACCGAGGAGGCGAGCGGCGGGAGCCACGGCGACTACCTTGCCCGGGAATTCCCGCGGATATGGGGGGCAAGGATTCGACCGCACCCACCCGTGCCACCGGCGGAGATCAGCCTCCATCAATCAGCGGCCGCGTTTGTCGTCGTGCCCTCCGCTTGGGATGTCTTCAACCTTGGCGCCGCCGAGGCCATGGCGCAGGGAGCGATTGTAATCTGTTCCCGCGGAGCCGGTGCCAGCGATCTCATCACCCATGGGGTCGACGGATTTCTGTTCGATCACGGCGACGATGAGGAGCTCGCCGCGTGCATTCGGCGTGTCCTGGCCC
This portion of the Actomonas aquatica genome encodes:
- a CDS encoding glycosyltransferase — protein: MKIALAHLCYAEHGADWYSAIANRAPAPLKVVPLPLVLPGLEGRISWQELDERWRFRDRELLSLYRHVREIAEGVDVLWNYSGAMLHPEFVSTLPCTTVFTCFDDPEDYPDLVAPAADAFDLGLHGNLASGSLFRRHFPVTAWQPIFTAPAPDLTNAARDIGLFFAGGLSGYSDYRRMRLERLSTEFPDAICVGRGWDRGYVTTAEIEGFYQRARMGWNVHRTIGPVNQRLFDLARQGVAQVCDSLPYVGQAFEIGTEILAFSQIEDGIRQIRQLLAEPERAMRMAAAARLRYDRDYTTERLWERFAEFVGRHAPTARPAPKPNKLPVPTVLPYRWRRRIERINASLTSALSAARATWRAKPTYQSWKFDESACLPVSAVSATPNAQHDEPANLDVPESVQAAWISILPLGSDIKVVGRVLPELSRLLPAARGATRLEPDTPRVIVATGPLSPLWSASRASSHQIISWATYGHPATIVREFNSLMGDCKAHDPTTPHRIIRAYVQPKPDVPWLEVLGDSHLSASFWMILTATSVDLAPPA
- a CDS encoding glycosyltransferase family 4 protein; the encoded protein is MRLLLITPEYPPAFGGGIGSYYGVLAPALVDLGWQVTVVAGSANAPGPDAGEADGVRVVPLDSNRTRALARRFPQFDLAPDFCAHLGAAWAAWEQADAGRNFDVVECTDWGLPFVPWIVSREPTPPTLVRLHGSIGQINAHDPRPSFGLSENLAAMAERSLLPHAAGRATCSLANQKLWSEILRQEVLYTPPPLHTNSLPDPLPPSAHGLVAGRIQRWKDPATLCRALARLGAEAPVIDWFGRDTEEASGGSHGDYLAREFPRIWGARIRPHPPVPPAEISLHQSAAAFVVVPSAWDVFNLGAAEAMAQGAIVICSRGAGASDLITHGVDGFLFDHGDDEELAACIRRVLALRAEERTAISARARKRILDTLAPAVSARAHAEQLLATAQSSRPSRSPSLYDGMFFPRESEAADHHGLDRISIRQIVHYLTGRLRSKFRD
- a CDS encoding glycosyltransferase, producing the protein MKILFLSDFHLGGGAAIAATRLAKAFSSAGHEIVRVVGRRESDDPTIVQEFARHDSTLDRLRRRVGLLPPTTYRSLPDATIADINAEKPDWISVHNLHGYGLRLDFFEKLDAPILWTLHDMWSFTGRCAYNGDCVRYQTNCGHDCPTPTEYPALAPSLIPQAHAEKTAMLRTHPHLHAVTPSNWLRQHAVTSGWPSNRVTTVRYTLDLDVLKPVSTSAARVALGIEPSAFVVGFGAMNPGDVRKGGPVLTAAFDSGLAAEATLLSIGSRPLPLRRSSDYLHLGTINSDVLLATFYSACDVFLHLSQQDNLPNMVNESLACGTPVIATPESGAAEVIEHGVSGLILDRVDQHSLSAALAHFQHGAGAHGAWRAAARRRAETVFDAATVVREYMDLANHLMAQ